CAAATCTTCGCCTGAATTGAATTTCTCATAGAGATCATAAATATGAGTTTCAATTTCTTGCACATTATTAGAAACAAACCCACTTTCCGTTTTAACAATTAATGCGTATGCTTCTCCTTTTTTTTCACCAATGCAGAGAATGGGAGTACGGGAAGCAATATATTCAAAAAGTTTGGTGGTTAGCATTCCTTCCTTACCCTCATAAGCATTGATCAGCAAAACCAATAGTTCAGCATTCACCAATTCCTGTAATGCTTGCCGATGAGGTAAAAAAG
The genomic region above belongs to Candidatus Cloacimonas sp. and contains:
- a CDS encoding glycosyl transferase → FLPHRQALQELVNAELLVLLINAYEGKEGMLTTKLFEYIASRTPILCIGEKKGEAYALIVKTESGFVSNNVQEIETHIYDLYEKFNSGEDLRTKGDISFLNVNNQVQILLND